DNA sequence from the Dunckerocampus dactyliophorus isolate RoL2022-P2 chromosome 4, RoL_Ddac_1.1, whole genome shotgun sequence genome:
tagtataaatgCTATATGTTCAAAAATAAGATTTAACACTGAAAAATAACTGCGCACCAATGTGGCGTGAGCATATGCACATCTCTTCATtggccacatggtggcgctcttCCAACATCTCTGAAAAGAAAATGATCTCACCAGTAAACACAACCCAAGGACTCTAGAAACTATCATTGAAAATAAGCAGCGCGTGAACTGATTATATTATACAATAATTGTGCATATATGAAGTGCATATGTTCGTCACGTGTTTCAATAACAGAGCAGAGGTGGTGTCAtggtttattttgaaataaaatggtACAAAGAAACAATCATACAAATCAAAACGCCTCGATCGCTCGCGTCCAGCCGCTGCCCGATAACAATGTATGTTTTAAACACAGAGTTTGAGAGGCAAATATCTGCTCCAGGTCTGTGTGCTGCCAACTCACAAACTCAGATAGTCCACCCGAACCCAGAACCGAGATCAGGTTGGAGATGTTTGTGGAGTCCAGCTCTGAGTCTGAGTGTGCATCATCATCAGTCCGCATCCGTTTCCACGGCACTGGCACAAAGTCAGACAAGTAGAACTCTGGGTCAACAATGTGATAACTTGTGTCCATGCGTCTCTTTTTAGCATAGCACTGCGCGCCTTGAGACTGTTTGGGCTGCGCGCAACAGTCTGAGTGGAAGTATCCATTGGTGACAGTGGTCACCACATGCGTGTCCAAGTCCAGGACAGTCTTGTGGTTGGTTTGCGTGCTCGGGATGTGTAACTCCCACGCAGGCTTGTCCGCACAAGTCCAAAAGGTTTCCGAAACCATGAGGTCCAAGTCACTTGGAGGAACCATTGAGCACGAGGAAGCGTCTTGGTGCGCCACCTCTGCAGGCTGGCAGCTGGGCTGGTGCGCTCCGCAGTGCCAAGTGTCCGATTCCACCCCGCTAAAGTTGCAGTAGAAGTCATTGGCCAACTCCGTAAAGCTTCCGGTCAGTTCGAGGTATTCGTGCGTCTCTCGGGCTGCGGTAACATCCTCATACTGGTGCGTCCTTGGCGTTGGCGACAAG
Encoded proteins:
- the LOC129180008 gene encoding immediate early response gene 5-like protein, producing MYMVYSNQTQISPRDALISFAKKANRLRDRKTSVAQLRMECAFDAQNLISISLRKIQSSRTQRGGIKLHKNLLVTYVLRNARQFYMSKNLSPTPRTHQYEDVTAARETHEYLELTGSFTELANDFYCNFSGVESDTWHCGAHQPSCQPAEVAHQDASSCSMVPPSDLDLMVSETFWTCADKPAWELHIPSTQTNHKTVLDLDTHVVTTVTNGYFHSDCCAQPKQSQGAQCYAKKRRMDTSYHIVDPEFYLSDFVPVPWKRMRTDDDAHSDSELDSTNISNLISVLGSGGLSEFVSWQHTDLEQIFASQTLCLKHTLLSGSGWTRAIEAF